Proteins found in one Bicyclus anynana chromosome 26, ilBicAnyn1.1, whole genome shotgun sequence genomic segment:
- the LOC128199559 gene encoding uncharacterized protein LOC128199559 produces the protein MRGHQRVHPRRSFLSTILTLEVYSRVIMDKLMLYYLSRRRRRRIAKKRRQPVSPYVESRLLCGEFVVKFGILRENERFFFKYFKVSLQVYDELYSKLEPYLKTNNLRLKSTSIVSPMERFAMTLRYLVSGHTFVDIHLAYHTGLTTVRKIVTEVCQIIIERLKEECIPKFSRALWEETEKGFLTQAQFPNCIGAIDGKHIRIIRPPHSGSLYYNYKHYYSIVLLAMCNANYEFTYINVGVQGKESDSAIFTQSRLYEQINNDLIDIPPAKALPVIHNDKPTNIAATAALPYIIVGDEAFGLSSHVMRPYARALDLNYKKKIFNYRLTRARRYIECTFGIMANKFRILHRPLNVGKDKAICFLKTICILHNFIRSRSQINDFHDIVIIPDHIRSVRGLIGNTHRDSYTLRDNFADYFVADGQLSWQDRSIY, from the exons ATGCGCGGGCATCAGCGCGTGCATCCGCGTCGCAGTTTTCTCAGTACAATTTTGACGTTGGAGGTGTACAGTCGAGTAATTATGGATAAATTAATGTTGTATTATTTATCAAGACGACGGCGACGACGAATTGCCAAAAAAAGACGCCAGCCAGTAAGCCCGTACGTTGAATCTAGGTTACTGTGCGGGGAATTCGTGGTGAAGTTTGGTATATTAAGAGAAAATGAaaggttttttttcaaatattttaaagtttcatTACAAGTCTATGATGAATTATATTCAAAACTGGAGCCCTATTTGAAGACTAACAATCTACGATTGAAATCTACGTCAATCGTATCACCAATGGAACGATTTGCAATGACATTGCG ataTTTAGTCAGTGGACATACCTTCGTCGATATTCATCTGGCGTATCATACAGGACTAACCACGGTCAGAAAAATAGTAACAGAAGTTTgtcaaattataattgaaaGGTTAAAGGAAGAATGTATACCAAAATTTTCCCGTGCGCTATGGGAAGAGACTGAAAAAGGTTTTTTAACGCAAGCCCAGTTTCCTAACTGCATAGGTGCAATAGACGGAAAACATATACGCATTATAAGACCTCCACATAGTGGTTCCCTCTATTACAACTATAAGCATTACTATTCTATTGTACTGCTTGCAATGTGTAACGCCAACTATGAGTTTACCTATATAAACGTGGGAGTGCAGGGTAAAGAATCTGACTCCGCAATTTTCACACAAAGCCGATTGTACGAACAAATCAACAATGACTTAATAGATATTCCTCCTGCCAAAGCATTGCCCGTAATACACAATGATAAACCAACAAACATTGCTGCAACCGCAGCTTTGCCCTATATTATTGTAGGAGATGAAGCATTTGGGTTATCTAGCCATGTCATGCGGCCATATGCTCGAGCTCTCGatttaaactacaaaaaaaaaatattcaattataggTTAACGAGAGCGCGACGTTATATTGAGTGTACATTTGGTATCATGGCTAATAAATTTCGCATACTCCATCGTCCATTGAACGTTGGAAAAGACAAAGCAATTTGTTTTCTTAAAACAATTTGTATTTTGCATAATTTTATAAGATCAAGAAGTCAAATTAATGACTTTCATGATATTGTCATTATACCAGACCATATACGTTCAGTTCGGGGGTTAATTGGAAATACCCACAGAGATTCGTATACATTACGCGATAACTTCGCAGATTATTTCGTTGCAGACGGACAGCTGTCATGGCAAGATCGCAGTATTTATTGA